Proteins encoded together in one Variovorax paradoxus window:
- a CDS encoding ABC transporter ATP-binding protein, with product MFRFFEKLLHPYPAAEPALPPTGFFAFLWACTRGLRLKMAVMAALTAAISGFEALLFAVLGRVVDWLGGQVPSQLWADRGNTLIWLAALLVISIGVVALQTIVKHQTLAVNLPMRLRWNFHRLMLGQSMAFYQDEFAGRITAKVMQTALAVRDTLFVLADVVVAMGVYVVTIIVLVSVLDVQLVLPFIVWLVLYAASLMYFVPRLGKVGKAQADARALMTGRVTDAYTNIATVKLFSHTQREAGFAREAMREFMYTGYGQMRLVSAFEIVNHALSMGLTAGMAGTALWLWSNGTVGVGAVAAATAMALRLQGMSHWIMWEMTSLFENIGTVQDGMKTLSRPRIVLDAPDAGVLQVPRGEVRFEHASFRYADAGRRVIDDLNLVVKPGEKIGLVGRSGAGKSTLVNLLLRFHDLESGRILIDGQDIAHVTQDSLRSHIGMVTQDTSLMHRSVADNIAYGRPDATQEQIEAAAKRAEAHDFIQTLGDATGRRGYEAHVGERGVKLSGGQRQRVAIARVMLKDAPILLLDEATSALDSEVETAIQQSLYRLMEGKTVIAIAHRLSTIAAMDRLIVLDEGRVVEEGDHRSLMAQGGLYARLWAHQSGGFLGDSLEEDEGEALRA from the coding sequence CGCGTGGTCGACTGGCTCGGCGGGCAGGTTCCGTCGCAGTTGTGGGCAGACCGCGGCAATACGTTGATCTGGCTGGCCGCGCTGCTGGTCATCAGCATCGGCGTGGTCGCGCTGCAAACCATCGTCAAGCACCAGACGCTGGCGGTCAACCTGCCGATGCGCCTGCGCTGGAACTTTCACCGTTTGATGCTGGGCCAGAGCATGGCCTTCTACCAGGACGAATTCGCGGGCCGCATCACGGCCAAGGTGATGCAGACCGCGCTCGCGGTGCGCGACACCCTTTTTGTGCTGGCCGACGTGGTAGTGGCCATGGGCGTGTACGTGGTGACCATCATCGTGCTGGTGAGCGTGCTCGACGTGCAGCTGGTGCTGCCGTTCATCGTCTGGCTCGTGCTGTATGCGGCCTCGCTCATGTACTTTGTGCCGCGGCTCGGCAAGGTGGGCAAGGCGCAGGCCGATGCGCGCGCGCTGATGACCGGCCGCGTGACCGACGCCTACACCAACATTGCCACCGTCAAGCTGTTCTCGCACACGCAGCGCGAGGCCGGCTTTGCGCGCGAAGCCATGCGCGAGTTCATGTACACCGGCTACGGGCAGATGCGGCTGGTGAGCGCATTCGAAATCGTCAACCATGCGCTGAGCATGGGGCTGACGGCCGGCATGGCCGGCACTGCGCTGTGGCTCTGGTCGAACGGCACCGTGGGCGTGGGCGCCGTGGCCGCCGCCACTGCAATGGCACTGCGCCTGCAGGGCATGTCGCACTGGATCATGTGGGAGATGACCAGCCTGTTCGAGAACATCGGCACCGTGCAGGACGGCATGAAGACGCTGTCGCGCCCGCGCATCGTGCTGGACGCCCCTGACGCCGGCGTGCTGCAAGTGCCGCGCGGCGAGGTGCGCTTCGAGCATGCGAGCTTCCGCTATGCGGATGCGGGCCGCCGCGTCATCGACGACCTGAACCTGGTTGTGAAGCCGGGCGAAAAGATAGGGCTGGTCGGCCGCTCGGGCGCGGGCAAGTCGACGCTGGTCAACCTGCTGCTGCGCTTTCATGACCTGGAGAGCGGCCGCATCCTGATCGACGGGCAGGACATTGCCCATGTGACGCAGGATTCGCTGCGCAGCCACATCGGCATGGTCACGCAGGACACCTCGCTCATGCACCGCTCGGTGGCCGACAACATTGCCTATGGCCGGCCCGACGCGACGCAAGAGCAGATCGAGGCCGCCGCCAAGCGTGCCGAAGCGCACGACTTCATCCAGACGCTGGGCGATGCCACCGGCCGGCGCGGCTACGAGGCGCATGTGGGCGAGCGCGGCGTGAAGCTGTCGGGCGGGCAGCGCCAGCGCGTGGCCATTGCACGCGTGATGCTGAAGGACGCACCCATCCTGCTGCTCGACGAGGCCACCAGCGCGCTCGACTCCGAGGTGGAAACCGCCATCCAGCAAAGCCTCTACCGGCTGATGGAAGGCAAGACAGTGATTGCCATTGCGCACCGCCTCTCGACCATTGCAGCAATGGACCGGCTCATCGTGCTTGACGAAGGCCGCGTGGTGGAAGAAGGCGACCACCGCTCGCTCATGGCGCAAGGTGGGCTTTATGCGCGGCTTTGGGCGCACCAGAGCGGCGGCTTTCTGGGCGATTCGCTCGAGGAAGACGAAGGCGAAGCGCTGCGGGCATAG
- a CDS encoding (2Fe-2S)-binding protein has product MNQPQQRPTGPVPVVSGFNFSRRTFMMTTAVGAGAAASSATGTAAETGSATPLYGGGSQETRVTINGKPHQLKLEPRASLLDVLREQLGLTGAKKGCDHGQCGACTVHVDGRRVASCLTLAVKTDGCAVTTIEGIESADGTLHPMQQAFLDHDALQCGYCTPGQIMAAIACVREGHAASEAQIREYMSGNICRCGAYTGIVEAIREAAPQVLRMEGRMEGSRHA; this is encoded by the coding sequence ATGAACCAACCTCAGCAACGCCCGACAGGCCCGGTGCCTGTTGTCAGTGGCTTCAACTTCAGCCGCCGCACGTTCATGATGACCACGGCGGTGGGCGCGGGTGCCGCGGCTTCGTCCGCCACTGGCACGGCTGCGGAAACCGGCAGCGCCACACCGCTCTACGGCGGGGGTTCCCAGGAGACCCGCGTCACCATCAACGGCAAGCCCCACCAACTGAAGCTGGAGCCGCGCGCATCGCTGCTCGACGTGCTGCGCGAGCAACTCGGCCTTACCGGCGCCAAGAAGGGCTGCGACCATGGCCAGTGCGGTGCTTGCACGGTGCATGTGGACGGCCGCCGCGTCGCCTCGTGCCTGACGCTGGCGGTGAAGACCGACGGCTGCGCCGTCACCACCATCGAGGGCATTGAGTCGGCCGACGGCACGCTCCACCCGATGCAGCAGGCCTTTCTGGACCACGATGCGCTGCAGTGCGGCTACTGCACGCCCGGCCAGATCATGGCGGCCATTGCCTGCGTGCGCGAGGGCCACGCCGCCAGCGAAGCGCAGATCCGCGAATACATGAGCGGCAACATCTGCCGGTGCGGTGCCTATACCGGCATCGTCGAAGCGATCCGCGAGGCGGCGCCGCAAGTGCTTCGCATGGAAGGCCGCATGGAGGGCAGCCGCCATGCATGA
- a CDS encoding GTPase/DUF3482 domain-containing protein translates to MTQQQAIRIAVVGHTNAGKTSLLRTLTRRANFGEVSQRPGTTRHVESADLEVNGQAAVRFFDTPGLEDAVALREHLAGLDPRATPPERIRQFLRGPEAHGVFEQEAKVLRTMLEIDAAFLVIDVREPVLPKFRDEIELLNSCARPVLPVLNFVRDAASREAAWKELLSAYGLHVQVRFDAAAPFTGAERELYSDLSTLLRDRRQLLQGVADSLAAEAAERRRAACSRIAELLVDAAALRRTVAAEEFADSARRKTLVAALQKDVFDKAQRCTDDLLALYGFRQDDAGEAPLPLVEGRWTLDFFSPEAMKDAGLRLGKGAVIGAAVGVVADLAVAGISLGAGAAVGGAIGGAVSQGWGPLGRKLVNKLRDVHELTVEDGVLFALVAWQLKLTRALEQRGHAATGRIAAETSATQDAPTRATAAAVRAARPARNHPEWESKGVATRSFWRPAPQREALAAELARRLQGAFES, encoded by the coding sequence ATGACGCAGCAGCAAGCCATCCGCATCGCCGTTGTAGGCCACACCAACGCGGGCAAGACCTCGCTGCTGCGCACGCTCACACGGCGCGCGAACTTCGGCGAGGTGTCGCAGCGCCCGGGCACCACGCGCCATGTGGAATCGGCCGACCTCGAAGTGAATGGCCAGGCTGCCGTGCGCTTCTTCGATACGCCGGGGCTCGAAGACGCGGTGGCGCTCCGCGAACACCTGGCCGGCCTCGACCCTCGAGCGACGCCGCCCGAACGCATCCGCCAGTTCTTGCGGGGCCCCGAGGCACACGGCGTGTTCGAGCAAGAAGCCAAGGTGCTGCGCACCATGCTGGAGATCGACGCGGCTTTCCTGGTCATCGATGTGCGCGAGCCGGTGCTGCCGAAATTTCGCGACGAGATCGAATTGCTCAACTCCTGCGCGCGGCCCGTGCTGCCGGTGCTCAACTTCGTGCGCGATGCGGCAAGCCGCGAAGCTGCATGGAAAGAGCTGCTCTCGGCCTACGGCCTGCACGTGCAGGTGCGCTTCGATGCGGCAGCCCCGTTCACCGGCGCCGAACGCGAGCTGTACAGCGATCTTTCGACGCTGCTGCGCGACAGGCGCCAGCTGCTGCAAGGCGTGGCGGATTCGCTGGCCGCCGAAGCCGCCGAACGCCGGCGTGCCGCCTGCTCGCGCATCGCCGAGTTGCTGGTCGATGCCGCCGCACTGCGCCGCACGGTGGCGGCAGAAGAATTCGCGGACAGCGCCCGCCGCAAAACACTCGTCGCCGCGCTGCAGAAAGACGTGTTCGACAAGGCGCAGCGCTGCACCGACGACCTGCTCGCGCTCTACGGATTTCGCCAGGACGATGCCGGCGAAGCGCCCCTGCCGCTGGTCGAAGGCCGGTGGACGCTGGACTTCTTCAGCCCCGAAGCGATGAAGGACGCGGGCCTGCGGCTTGGCAAGGGCGCCGTCATCGGCGCCGCGGTGGGCGTGGTGGCAGACCTTGCCGTCGCCGGCATTTCGCTTGGCGCGGGTGCCGCGGTGGGCGGCGCCATCGGCGGTGCCGTGTCGCAAGGCTGGGGCCCCTTGGGGCGCAAGCTGGTGAACAAGCTGCGCGACGTGCACGAGCTCACGGTCGAAGACGGCGTGCTGTTTGCGCTCGTCGCATGGCAGCTGAAGCTCACGCGGGCATTGGAGCAGCGCGGCCATGCGGCCACCGGACGCATTGCAGCCGAAACCAGCGCAACGCAGGACGCACCGACACGCGCAACCGCGGCTGCCGTTCGCGCGGCACGGCCGGCGCGCAATCATCCGGAGTGGGAATCGAAGGGCGTGGCCACGCGCAGCTTCTGGCGCCCCGCTCCGCAGCGCGAGGCCCTCGCGGCCGAGCTGGCGCGCAGGCTCCAGGGCGCCTTCGAAAGCTGA
- a CDS encoding TetR/AcrR family transcriptional regulator, producing the protein MPKSIADSQSRTNRERTEATRLALIDAARALFVSKGYGDTSTPEIAVAAGITRGALYHHFADKRDLFRQVLVREAETVAADIEAATPQQLTPREALLEGSQAYLKAMSAPGRTRLLLIEGPAVLGLEEIMAIDEATSAGSLRQGLENARPGKGEVSLDALARLLSAAFDRAALEIDAGADAGEIRSAMRWLLEQALPPEPRRKPAA; encoded by the coding sequence ATGCCAAAATCGATCGCAGACTCTCAATCCAGAACCAACCGCGAGCGCACCGAAGCCACGCGCCTTGCGCTCATCGATGCCGCACGCGCGCTGTTCGTCAGCAAGGGCTACGGAGACACCTCGACGCCGGAAATTGCTGTTGCGGCCGGTATCACCCGTGGCGCGCTGTATCACCACTTCGCCGACAAGCGCGACCTGTTCAGGCAGGTGCTGGTGCGCGAAGCCGAAACCGTGGCGGCCGACATCGAAGCGGCCACACCGCAGCAGTTGACGCCGCGCGAAGCCCTGCTGGAGGGAAGCCAGGCCTACCTGAAGGCGATGAGCGCGCCGGGCCGCACGCGGCTGCTGCTCATCGAAGGGCCGGCCGTGCTGGGCCTGGAAGAGATCATGGCCATCGACGAGGCGACCTCGGCCGGTTCACTGCGCCAAGGGCTGGAGAACGCCAGGCCGGGCAAGGGAGAGGTTTCGCTCGACGCCCTCGCCCGGCTGCTCTCGGCAGCCTTCGACCGGGCAGCGCTCGAGATCGATGCCGGGGCTGACGCAGGCGAAATCCGTTCCGCGATGCGGTGGCTGCTGGAGCAGGCACTGCCCCCCGAGCCGCGCCGCAAGCCCGCGGCCTGA
- a CDS encoding DUF2868 domain-containing protein, with amino-acid sequence MTNTALRESAFPDAVITEAIRWTEEKGPLDDAQAMRAASSRTADVHARITARALQLGERIGLQPELARARQWGPWVLLGLVALVVAAGLGLAGNVVGGGERHINVIVALVSLLGIHLLTLLLWLAGLWLPLASFNTSSLGWVWLSLTARVAGGKRGQAPVLVRAATGLLTRARLLPWAFGLVSHGIWALSFSVVLAALLFALAFRSYTLSWETTILDPAFFVRAVQALGWAPAQLGFPVPDAATVLSATPNAAAQRTWALWLTGCIVVYGLLPRVALVLLSAVVWCRRRAALHPDWSDAYYRKLTARFAALAPPAIVDADPGRAPGIAPAGLAPSELLDTLFVIGFELPSDMAWPPAGLPAAQVQRIDGSAPSRRALLDQLALARPRAVLLVCHAASSPDRGTERFLREVLAHCGECRLWPAEDVNSVQNDSAVGAAKRWIDWLQGTGLERVAATHRLDDALQQLGAAP; translated from the coding sequence TTGACCAACACCGCGTTGCGCGAATCTGCTTTTCCGGACGCGGTCATTACCGAGGCGATCCGATGGACCGAAGAGAAAGGTCCACTCGACGATGCGCAAGCCATGCGCGCCGCTTCCTCCCGCACAGCCGATGTGCATGCACGCATTACCGCGCGCGCGCTCCAGCTTGGCGAGCGCATCGGCCTTCAACCCGAACTGGCACGCGCGCGGCAATGGGGGCCGTGGGTATTGCTCGGCCTTGTGGCGCTGGTTGTCGCTGCAGGCCTGGGCCTTGCGGGCAACGTGGTCGGCGGGGGCGAACGGCACATCAACGTGATCGTCGCGCTCGTGAGCCTTCTTGGCATTCACCTGCTCACGCTGCTGCTCTGGCTGGCCGGCCTGTGGTTGCCGCTCGCCTCGTTCAATACAAGCTCGCTTGGGTGGGTATGGCTCTCGCTCACCGCCCGGGTGGCCGGCGGCAAGCGGGGCCAGGCACCGGTGCTGGTGCGCGCAGCCACCGGGCTGTTGACCCGTGCCAGGCTGCTGCCCTGGGCCTTCGGGCTCGTGAGCCATGGCATCTGGGCGCTGTCTTTTTCGGTGGTGCTGGCCGCTCTGCTGTTCGCGCTTGCGTTTCGCAGCTACACGCTGAGCTGGGAAACGACGATTCTCGACCCCGCATTCTTTGTGCGCGCGGTACAGGCGCTGGGCTGGGCGCCTGCACAGCTCGGCTTTCCGGTTCCCGATGCCGCGACCGTGCTCTCGGCCACGCCAAACGCAGCAGCCCAGCGCACTTGGGCACTGTGGCTCACCGGCTGCATCGTGGTGTACGGATTGCTGCCGCGCGTTGCGCTGGTGCTGCTGAGTGCGGTGGTGTGGTGCAGGCGCCGCGCAGCACTGCATCCGGATTGGAGCGACGCCTACTACCGCAAGCTGACGGCCAGGTTCGCCGCGCTCGCACCGCCGGCCATCGTGGATGCCGACCCCGGCCGCGCGCCGGGCATTGCCCCCGCCGGCCTCGCACCTTCGGAACTGCTGGACACGCTGTTCGTCATCGGATTCGAGCTGCCTTCGGACATGGCTTGGCCCCCCGCAGGTTTGCCCGCTGCGCAGGTGCAACGCATCGACGGCAGCGCCCCCTCACGCCGCGCCCTGCTCGACCAATTGGCGCTGGCACGCCCGCGCGCGGTGCTGCTGGTTTGCCACGCCGCATCGAGCCCAGACCGCGGCACCGAGCGCTTCTTGCGCGAAGTGCTGGCCCATTGCGGTGAATGCCGCCTGTGGCCGGCTGAAGACGTGAATAGCGTGCAGAACGATTCCGCCGTGGGCGCCGCAAAGCGTTGGATCGACTGGCTGCAAGGCACCGGCCTCGAGCGCGTCGCGGCCACGCATCGGCTCGACGATGCGTTGCAACAACTTGGCGCGGCACCATGA
- a CDS encoding xanthine dehydrogenase family protein molybdopterin-binding subunit encodes MATNLKTAPRNTPRAGAERVDARDKVRGATRYAADDARAGLLHAALVPSRIARGTVTVIDTAAAQRVRGVRQVFTHENVGAFDTGGFLMGGGFGFQSFYPLRSPQVAYRGQTVAMVVADTLEAAREAAALVAVTYEAALFVATIDAPDAQPLAQTALLQQPMFADRRAGDAEAALQGAAFTVDATYELPTQHQNPMEIIATVAEWSADGVLTVREPTQNAEGVRHGLTKQLGIEPAKVRVLSPTVGGGFGQKNSLQSHTALVAMAARTLGQPVKLVLSRSQLFHNASFRPASRHHVRLGADRNGKLTAAIHEIDQQTSQHDLFPSSGTEITSRLYGIGNFLGRERLVRTDVQTPGYMRAPFEHPAAFAFESAVDEMAYALGRDPVAFRLANDAAVDPISGKPFSSRHLAECLAKGSTAFGWARRTMAPGSMRAADGSLIGWGVAAGAYKAAIAPAVAKVRLNTNGTVRVAVGGHEMGQGIRTAIALTVARTLGAPMAAVEIVLGDTTAAPQHLTAGSWGTATALPPVQEAAQRLMEDLRQNAGAATAAGDANGATAVALLRASGRPFAEAESRMRAPGQPEQVFGRLTGGLPAAAGPVYPDFVAFSFIAHFVEVRIEPTTRRIRVPRVLSVADCGTVASPRTARSQVEGGVVWGIGAALREASEVDARYGGFLNADLAEYVLPVAADIGRIDVDFVGKPDTRLNAMGVKGLGEVAMVGVAPAIVNAVFHATGKRLRRLPLRLEDLLES; translated from the coding sequence ATGGCAACCAACCTCAAGACAGCACCAAGGAACACGCCTCGCGCGGGTGCCGAGCGTGTGGACGCGCGCGACAAGGTGCGCGGCGCCACGCGCTATGCGGCGGACGACGCGCGCGCCGGGCTGCTGCACGCCGCGCTGGTGCCATCGCGCATTGCGCGCGGCACCGTCACCGTCATCGATACCGCCGCGGCGCAGCGCGTGCGCGGCGTTCGGCAGGTGTTCACGCACGAGAACGTCGGTGCTTTCGACACAGGGGGCTTCCTGATGGGCGGCGGCTTCGGTTTCCAGAGCTTCTATCCGCTGCGTTCGCCGCAAGTCGCCTACCGCGGGCAGACCGTTGCCATGGTGGTCGCGGACACGCTGGAGGCTGCTCGCGAGGCCGCGGCACTGGTGGCCGTGACCTATGAGGCCGCTCTTTTCGTGGCCACCATCGACGCGCCCGATGCACAGCCGCTGGCGCAAACGGCACTGCTGCAGCAGCCGATGTTCGCGGACCGGCGCGCGGGCGACGCGGAGGCCGCGCTCCAGGGCGCTGCATTCACGGTGGACGCGACCTACGAGTTGCCGACCCAGCACCAGAACCCGATGGAGATCATCGCGACGGTCGCCGAGTGGAGCGCCGACGGCGTGCTGACCGTTCGCGAGCCTACCCAGAACGCCGAAGGTGTGCGCCACGGCCTCACCAAGCAGCTTGGCATCGAGCCCGCCAAGGTGCGCGTGCTGTCGCCCACCGTGGGCGGCGGCTTCGGCCAGAAGAACTCGCTGCAGTCGCACACCGCGCTGGTCGCAATGGCGGCGCGCACGCTGGGTCAACCGGTCAAGCTCGTGCTGTCGCGCAGCCAGCTGTTCCACAATGCGAGCTTCAGGCCCGCGAGCCGCCACCATGTGCGGCTGGGTGCCGACCGCAACGGCAAGCTGACGGCGGCCATCCACGAGATCGACCAGCAGACCTCGCAACACGACCTGTTCCCGTCGAGCGGCACCGAGATCACCTCGCGGCTCTACGGCATCGGCAATTTCCTGGGCCGCGAGCGGCTCGTGCGTACCGACGTGCAAACGCCCGGCTACATGCGGGCGCCGTTCGAGCACCCGGCTGCCTTTGCATTCGAAAGCGCGGTCGACGAAATGGCCTACGCGCTGGGCCGCGACCCGGTCGCGTTCCGGCTTGCGAACGATGCGGCTGTCGACCCGATCAGCGGCAAGCCTTTTTCATCGCGCCATTTGGCCGAGTGCCTCGCAAAGGGAAGCACCGCCTTCGGTTGGGCGCGCCGCACGATGGCGCCGGGCTCGATGCGCGCGGCCGACGGCAGCCTCATCGGTTGGGGCGTAGCGGCCGGTGCCTACAAGGCGGCCATCGCACCGGCCGTTGCCAAGGTGCGGCTGAACACCAACGGCACCGTAAGGGTGGCCGTGGGCGGCCACGAGATGGGGCAGGGCATTCGCACCGCCATTGCGTTGACGGTGGCGCGCACGCTCGGCGCGCCGATGGCGGCGGTGGAGATCGTGCTCGGCGACACCACCGCCGCGCCGCAGCACCTGACAGCCGGCTCCTGGGGCACGGCCACCGCGTTGCCGCCGGTGCAGGAAGCTGCCCAGCGGCTCATGGAAGACCTGCGGCAGAACGCAGGCGCGGCCACTGCCGCAGGTGATGCGAATGGCGCCACCGCGGTGGCGTTGCTGCGCGCCTCGGGCCGTCCCTTCGCCGAGGCCGAAAGCCGCATGCGCGCGCCGGGCCAGCCCGAGCAGGTCTTCGGCCGGCTCACCGGCGGCCTGCCCGCCGCGGCGGGCCCGGTGTATCCGGACTTCGTCGCCTTCAGTTTCATTGCGCACTTTGTCGAAGTGCGCATCGAACCCACCACCCGGCGCATTCGCGTGCCGCGCGTGCTCAGCGTGGCCGACTGCGGCACCGTGGCCAGCCCGCGCACCGCGCGCAGCCAGGTCGAAGGCGGCGTGGTGTGGGGCATTGGCGCCGCATTGCGCGAGGCGAGCGAGGTCGATGCGCGCTACGGCGGATTTCTCAACGCCGATCTTGCGGAATACGTGCTGCCCGTTGCGGCGGACATCGGCCGCATCGACGTCGACTTTGTCGGCAAGCCCGACACGCGGCTCAATGCGATGGGGGTGAAAGGCCTCGGTGAAGTGGCCATGGTGGGCGTGGCGCCCGCCATCGTGAATGCGGTGTTCCACGCCACCGGCAAGCGGCTGCGCCGGCTGCCGCTGCGGCTGGAAGACCTGTTGGAGAGCTGA
- a CDS encoding FAD binding domain-containing protein, with protein sequence MHDFAYLRPRSTGEAVQLLARHQPGARYFAGGTTLFDLMKLGVEAPATVIDITRIEGLRQVDTTSRAELRIGALAAMSDVAENATVQREFPALSESLWKAASQQLRNMATVGGNLLQRTRCAYFRGGPEFACNKRVPGSGCAAMGGQNRGHAVLGGSEACVAVYPGDWAVALAAFDALVDTVSPRGERTVPVRELHRAPGTTPHLETVLAADELIVRIRVPRGPIGRASTYHKIRDRESYAFALASAAVALEIRGNRVADARIALGGVATHPWRAEQAERSLVGQPFTRAAARRAAELAFEGARPLAHNAFKVALGIETVTDALMLARERN encoded by the coding sequence ATGCATGACTTTGCCTACCTTCGCCCGCGCAGTACCGGCGAGGCCGTGCAACTGCTGGCCCGGCACCAGCCCGGCGCGCGCTACTTCGCAGGCGGCACCACGCTGTTCGACCTGATGAAGCTCGGCGTTGAAGCGCCGGCCACGGTGATCGACATCACCCGCATTGAAGGCCTGCGCCAAGTCGACACCACGAGCCGCGCCGAACTGCGCATCGGCGCGCTCGCGGCCATGAGCGACGTGGCCGAGAACGCCACGGTGCAGCGTGAGTTCCCGGCCCTGTCGGAATCGCTCTGGAAGGCCGCCTCGCAGCAGCTGCGCAACATGGCGACCGTGGGCGGCAACCTGCTGCAGCGCACGCGCTGCGCCTACTTTCGCGGCGGGCCCGAATTCGCCTGCAACAAGCGCGTGCCCGGCAGCGGCTGCGCCGCAATGGGCGGGCAGAACCGCGGCCATGCAGTGCTTGGCGGCAGCGAAGCCTGCGTGGCCGTTTATCCCGGCGACTGGGCGGTTGCGCTGGCGGCGTTCGATGCGCTGGTCGACACCGTGAGCCCGCGCGGCGAACGCACGGTGCCGGTGCGCGAACTGCATCGCGCGCCGGGGACCACGCCGCACCTGGAAACGGTGCTTGCGGCCGACGAACTGATCGTGCGCATCCGCGTACCGCGCGGGCCCATCGGCCGGGCCTCGACGTACCACAAGATCCGCGACCGCGAGTCCTACGCCTTTGCGCTTGCATCGGCGGCGGTTGCACTGGAGATCAGGGGCAACCGTGTGGCCGACGCGCGCATTGCGCTGGGCGGCGTGGCCACGCATCCGTGGCGAGCGGAGCAGGCGGAGCGCAGCCTGGTCGGCCAGCCATTCACTCGGGCGGCCGCACGGCGTGCCGCCGAGCTTGCCTTCGAGGGCGCAAGGCCGCTCGCGCACAACGCGTTCAAGGTGGCGCTAGGCATCGAAACGGTGACCGACGCGCTGATGCTGGCCAGGGAAAGGAACTGA
- a CDS encoding LysR family transcriptional regulator produces MDRFDAMQLFTRIVDLGSFTQAAAALDIPRATATHAIKELEARLHVRLLERTTRQVRTTVDGQAFYERCRHLLRELEEAESSLSELAVNPRGRLRIDIHGAPAQAIVLPRIREFHERYPHIELVMGSGDRLVDLLREGVDCVVRAGEPKDSSLVTRRLALLTQVTCASPGYLAEYGTPTQPSELARHLGVNFFSASRPEVFPYEFMVDGTLETYMLKDWISVNNADLYKICAEQGCGIIQVPRFSVERQLHEGSLVEILAHTPCPPMVYSVLYPHHRQLSPRVRVFIDWIAQLYAERFGTAA; encoded by the coding sequence ATGGACCGCTTCGACGCCATGCAGCTGTTCACCCGCATCGTCGATCTGGGCAGCTTTACCCAGGCCGCGGCCGCGCTCGACATTCCGCGTGCCACGGCCACGCATGCCATCAAGGAGCTGGAGGCCAGGCTGCACGTGCGCCTTCTGGAACGCACCACGCGGCAGGTGCGCACCACCGTCGACGGGCAGGCTTTCTACGAGCGCTGCCGCCATCTGCTGCGCGAACTGGAGGAGGCGGAGTCTTCGCTGTCGGAGCTGGCGGTCAACCCGCGCGGGCGCCTGCGCATCGACATCCACGGCGCGCCGGCGCAGGCCATCGTGCTGCCCCGCATTCGCGAGTTTCACGAGCGCTATCCGCACATCGAGCTTGTCATGGGCAGCGGCGACCGTCTTGTGGACCTGCTGCGCGAAGGTGTCGATTGCGTGGTGCGCGCGGGCGAGCCGAAGGATTCGTCGCTTGTCACCCGGCGCCTGGCGCTGCTGACGCAAGTGACCTGCGCAAGCCCGGGCTACCTGGCCGAGTACGGCACGCCCACGCAGCCGTCCGAGCTTGCGAGGCACCTCGGCGTCAATTTCTTCTCGGCTTCGAGGCCCGAGGTGTTTCCGTACGAGTTCATGGTCGATGGCACGCTCGAGACGTACATGCTCAAGGACTGGATCAGCGTGAACAACGCCGACCTCTACAAGATCTGCGCCGAACAGGGCTGCGGGATCATCCAGGTGCCGCGCTTCAGTGTGGAGCGCCAGTTGCACGAGGGCTCGCTGGTCGAGATATTGGCGCACACGCCCTGCCCGCCCATGGTCTATTCGGTGCTGTACCCGCACCACCGGCAGCTGTCGCCGCGCGTGCGGGTGTTCATCGACTGGATTGCGCAGCTCTATGCGGAGCGCTTCGGCACGGCCGCGTGA
- a CDS encoding VOC family protein has protein sequence MKVTSYYPVIMTNDVAGTASFYQAHFGFTPLFTSEWYVHLQLAENPSVNLAVLDGRHETIPAPAHGQVAGGLLLNFEVEDPDAVHDRLAAAGLPILLPLRDEDFGQRHFITSDPNGVLIDIVKPIAPSAEFAALYEAGALPT, from the coding sequence ATGAAAGTGACGAGCTATTACCCGGTGATCATGACCAACGACGTGGCCGGAACGGCCAGCTTCTACCAGGCGCATTTCGGCTTCACGCCGCTGTTCACGAGCGAGTGGTACGTGCACCTGCAGCTGGCGGAGAACCCATCGGTGAACCTTGCCGTGCTCGACGGCCGGCACGAGACCATTCCCGCACCCGCGCACGGCCAGGTGGCGGGCGGCCTGCTGCTCAACTTCGAGGTGGAAGACCCCGATGCCGTTCACGACCGGCTCGCCGCGGCCGGCCTGCCGATTCTTCTGCCGCTGCGCGACGAGGACTTCGGCCAGCGCCACTTCATCACCAGCGACCCGAACGGCGTGCTGATCGATATCGTCAAGCCCATTGCGCCAAGCGCGGAATTCGCGGCGTTGTACGAGGCCGGCGCGCTGCCAACCTGA